A genome region from Sander vitreus isolate 19-12246 chromosome 21, sanVit1, whole genome shotgun sequence includes the following:
- the wnt3 gene encoding proto-oncogene Wnt-3 translates to MDLYLIGYLMCVWLSSSRVLGGYPIWWSLALGQQYSSLGSQPILCGSIPGLVPKQLRFCRNYIEIMPSVAEGVKLGIQECQHQFRGRRWNCTTIKDNLAIFGPVLDKATRESAFVHAIASAGVAFAVTRSCAEGTSTMCGCDSHHKGPPGEGWKWGGCSEDAEFGVLVSREFADARENRPDARSAMNRHNNEAGRTTILDHMHLRCKCHGLSGSCEVKTCWWAQPDFRMLGDYLKDKYDSASEMVVEKHRESRGWVETLRVRYNFFKHPTERDLVYYEGSPNFCEPNPETGSFGTRDRACNVSSHGIEGCDLLCCGRGHNTRTEKRKEKCHCIFHWCCYVSCQECVRVYDVHTCK, encoded by the exons ATGGATTTGTATCTGATTGGatatttgatgtgtgtgtggttgtccaGCTCACGGGTGCTTGGAGGCTatcccatctggtg GTCCCTGGCCCTTGGGCAGCAGTACTCGTCACTGGGCTCCCAACCCATCCTGTGTGGCTCTATCCCCGGCCTCGTGCCCAAGCAGCTGCGTTTCTGTCGCAACTACATAGAGATCATGCCCAGCGTCGCAGAAGGAGTCAAGCTGGGGATCCAGGAGTGCCAGCACCAGTTTAGGGGCCGGCGATGGAACTGCACCACCATTAAGGACAACCTGGCCATCTTTGGCCCTGTGCTAGataaag CAACCAGAGAGTCAGCGTTTGTCCACGCCATAGCTTCAGCAGGCGTGGCGTTTGCAGTGACGCGCTCCTGCGCTGAGGGCACGTCCACCATGTGCGGCTGCGATTCCCACCACAAGGGACCCCCCGGCGAGGGCTGGAAGTGGGGCGGCTGCAGCGAGGACGCAGAGTTTGGGGTGCTGGTGTCCAGGGAGTTCGCCGACGCCAGAGAGAATCGTCCAGACGCTCGCTCAGCGATGAACAGACACAACAatgaggcgggacgcacg ACCATCCTCGACCACATGCACCTGCGCTGTAAATGTCACGGCCTGTCAGGGAGCTGTGAGGTGAAGACATGCTGGTGGGCGCAGCCAGACTTCCGCATGCTGGGTGACTACCTGAAGGACAAGTACGACAGCGCCTCAGAGATGGTGGTGGAGAAGCACCGCGAGTCACGCGGCTGGGTGGAGACACTGCGAGTCAGGTACAACTTCTTCAAGCATCCCACCGAGCGCGACCTGGTCTACTACGAGGGCTCGCCCAACTTCTGCGAGCCCAACCCGGAGACGGGCTCCTTTGGGACGCGCGACCGAGCCTGCAACGTGTCGTCACATGGCATCGAGGGCTGCGACCTGCTGTGCTGCGGCCGCGGCCACAACACCCGGACTGAGAAGCGCAAAGAGAAGTGTCACTGCATCTTCCACTGGTGCTGCTACGTCAGTTGTCaggagtgtgtgcgtgtctacGACGTCCACACGtgcaagtga